One window of the Lactococcus lactis genome contains the following:
- the sdaAB gene encoding L-serine ammonia-lyase, iron-sulfur-dependent subunit beta: MDNLRYKSVFDIIGPVMIGPSSSHTAGAARIGKIVRSIFGELPEKLEIHLYESFAKTYRGHGTDVALVAGVLGMDTDDERLPMAPQLAFEQGMEISYVPHPEEKAEHPNTARLIAKKGDRTMTVTGISIGGGMIQVTELNGFDIAISAGVPTFVVIHEDVPGMIARVSSVLSEHQINIAQMNVTREAKGEKAIMILEVDTPNVKEVIEEMKLIPRLHAVNFFN; encoded by the coding sequence ATGGATAATTTAAGATATAAAAGTGTCTTTGACATCATTGGTCCAGTGATGATTGGACCTTCAAGCTCGCACACAGCTGGTGCTGCTCGAATTGGTAAAATTGTACGTTCTATTTTCGGTGAACTTCCAGAAAAATTGGAGATTCATCTTTATGAATCTTTTGCTAAAACCTATCGGGGTCATGGAACAGATGTTGCTCTTGTTGCAGGTGTTTTAGGAATGGATACAGATGATGAACGTCTGCCAATGGCGCCTCAGCTTGCTTTTGAACAAGGAATGGAAATTTCTTATGTTCCACATCCAGAAGAAAAAGCAGAACATCCCAATACCGCACGTTTAATCGCCAAAAAAGGGGATCGAACAATGACCGTGACTGGAATTTCAATCGGTGGTGGAATGATTCAAGTGACAGAATTGAATGGATTTGATATCGCAATTTCGGCTGGTGTTCCGACATTTGTGGTCATTCATGAAGACGTTCCAGGGATGATTGCTAGAGTTTCTAGTGTCCTTTCAGAACATCAAATTAATATCGCACAAATGAATGTAACCAGAGAAGCTAAGGGTGAAAAAGCGATTATGATTTTAGAAGTTGATACACCAAATGTTAAGGAAGTAATTGAGGAAATGAAACTTATTCCTCGTTTGCACGCCGTTAATTTCTTTAATTAA
- a CDS encoding heavy-metal-associated domain-containing protein, which translates to MKETLKIEGMTCDHCVMHVTNALEAIEGVEKAKVSLKKNEALVKFSAPADMDKMAVAVAEAGYKVI; encoded by the coding sequence ATGAAAGAAACTTTAAAAATTGAGGGAATGACTTGTGACCACTGTGTAATGCATGTGACAAATGCTTTGGAAGCTATTGAGGGTGTTGAAAAAGCGAAAGTCTCTTTGAAAAAAAATGAAGCACTAGTTAAATTTTCTGCCCCAGCAGATATGGATAAAATGGCTGTTGCCGTTGCAGAGGCTGGTTATAAAGTAATTTAA
- the sdaAA gene encoding L-serine ammonia-lyase, iron-sulfur-dependent, subunit alpha, which translates to MFKNIEELIEDSKNYSSVTELMIAIEMEQTGRNREQIWEMMEHNLETMLDSVKKGLAGKKSLTGLTGGDAKLMDDYIKSGKALSGELILGAARDAVAVNEVNAQMGLICATPTAGSAGCLPGVLTSAIKTLDLSHEQQVEFLFVAGAFGLAIANNATISGAEGGCQAEVGSASAMASAALVLAAGGSAEQAGYAIAIVLQNMLGLICDPVAGLVEIPCVHRNAMGASQAMISADMALAGVKTVIPVDEVVNTMYNVGRSLPAAFRETAEGGLAQTPTGRKIMEELFG; encoded by the coding sequence ATGTTTAAAAATATAGAAGAATTGATCGAGGATTCTAAAAATTATTCCTCGGTCACAGAGTTAATGATTGCCATTGAAATGGAACAAACTGGACGAAATCGTGAACAAATTTGGGAAATGATGGAACATAACCTAGAAACGATGCTTGATTCTGTTAAAAAGGGGCTTGCTGGTAAAAAATCACTTACAGGTCTTACTGGTGGCGATGCAAAATTGATGGATGATTATATTAAATCAGGCAAAGCACTTTCGGGTGAGCTCATCTTAGGAGCAGCTCGTGATGCGGTTGCCGTCAATGAAGTGAATGCACAAATGGGGCTCATTTGTGCGACACCAACTGCCGGATCAGCCGGCTGTTTGCCAGGTGTTTTAACTTCGGCTATTAAAACTTTAGACTTGAGTCATGAACAGCAAGTGGAATTTTTATTTGTAGCAGGAGCCTTTGGACTTGCGATTGCAAATAATGCAACGATTTCTGGAGCAGAGGGTGGTTGCCAAGCAGAGGTCGGTTCTGCTTCGGCAATGGCATCAGCTGCACTCGTTTTAGCTGCTGGTGGTTCTGCAGAACAAGCAGGCTATGCGATTGCTATTGTCTTGCAAAACATGTTAGGCTTAATTTGTGACCCTGTTGCTGGTTTGGTTGAAATCCCTTGTGTTCACCGTAATGCAATGGGGGCGTCACAAGCAATGATTTCAGCTGATATGGCTTTGGCTGGGGTTAAAACAGTGATTCCAGTTGACGAGGTGGTCAATACCATGTATAATGTGGGACGTTCTCTACCAGCTGCTTTTAGAGAAACAGCTGAGGGTGGTTTGGCCCAAACACCCACTGGACGTAAAATTATGGAAGAATTATTTGGTTAA
- a CDS encoding CopY/TcrY family copper transport repressor, producing the protein MNEVEFNVSNAELIVMRVIWSLGEARVDEIYAQIPQELEWSLATVKTLLGRLVKKEMLSTEKEGRKFVYRPLMEECTAINLMADGLIQKVCETKHVNVLQEMIEKSTLTAKDIELLQESLNAKEVVGQKHCNCLETSGLCACKHEHEQISA; encoded by the coding sequence ATGAACGAAGTAGAATTTAATGTATCAAATGCCGAATTAATCGTTATGCGTGTAATTTGGTCTCTGGGAGAAGCGCGAGTTGATGAAATTTATGCGCAAATCCCCCAAGAATTAGAATGGTCATTGGCCACTGTTAAGACTTTACTTGGTCGACTGGTAAAAAAAGAAATGCTTTCTACCGAAAAAGAAGGAAGAAAATTTGTTTATCGTCCATTGATGGAAGAATGTACGGCTATTAATTTAATGGCCGATGGTCTAATCCAAAAAGTTTGTGAAACGAAACATGTCAATGTTTTGCAAGAGATGATTGAAAAATCGACTTTGACGGCAAAGGATATTGAACTTTTGCAAGAATCACTTAATGCCAAAGAAGTGGTAGGACAAAAACATTGTAATTGCTTAGAAACAAGTGGACTTTGTGCTTGCAAACATGAACATGAGCAGATTTCTGCTTAA